One part of the Solanum dulcamara chromosome 3, daSolDulc1.2, whole genome shotgun sequence genome encodes these proteins:
- the LOC129882450 gene encoding uncharacterized protein LOC129882450: protein MDHSTGKPGFFRNVLVRLCLFCVVIVCCRFAYVVTLKGETCDLGDFCFFSLPENLNVISGVGQLAESVSAVMTTEDAGKSAPAKPKLPDLWADKDFQKSAQFFSSVFQDLVAEGFLNPNSKALCVETPMGADVFALREIGVTDSVGIYKKGSKPLVITGKAVKQPFEDDTFDFIFSGAGMIDKSLKPGDFAAEICRTLKPEGFLVVHTGSNDAYSFNSFLHLFNCCTLIKSRNIDGFDSTIREIVMKKDIFVDQKVSDFNNNCRHVPDYKMKLIKNAEPLIKEEPKKPWITLKKNAQSIKYLSSMADISFKQRYVYVDVGSRSYGSSIVSWFKKQYPKQNKTFEIYAVEADKTFHGQYKGKKGVTLLPYAAWVRNETLSFEINQDPGHKDVAKGRGMGRIQPVESSSESASEVDVIQGFDFAEWLMSAVSEKDYVVMKMDVEGTEFDLIPRLIETGAICLIDEVFLECHYNRWQKCCPGERSSKYQNTYGQCLDLFTSLRESGVLVHQWW from the coding sequence ATGGATCATAGTACGGGGAAGCCGGGATTTTTTAGGAATGTTTTGGTACGTTTATGCCTTTTTTGTGTTGTGATTGTCTGTTGTCGGTTTGCTTATGTGGTCACTCTCAAAGGGGAAACTTGTGACCTGGGTGATTTTTGTTTCTTCTCTTTGCCGGAAAATCTGAATGTTATTTCCGGCGTCGGACAGCTGGCTGAGTCTGTATCAGCGGTCATGACCACCGAGGATGCCGGAAAATCTGCTCCGGCTAAGCCCAAACTTCCCGATCTATGGGCGGATAAAGATTTCCAAAAGTCGGCCCAATTTTTTTCTTCGGTGTTTCAGGATCTTGTTGCAGAGGGGTTTTTGAACCCAAATTCGAAAGCCCTTTGCGTTGAAACGCCGATGGGTGCTGATGTTTTTGCGTTGAGGGAAATTGGGGTTACAGATTCAGTTGGGATTTACAAGAAAGGTTCAAAGCCTTTGGTGATTACAGGTAAAGCTGTTAAACAACCCTTTGAAGATGATACATTTGATTTCATATTTTCCGGTGCCGGAATGATCGATAAGTCACTGAAACCGGGAGATTTCGCGGCGGAGATTTGTCGGACTCTGAAACCCGAAGGGTTTTTGGTTGTCCATACAGGTTCTAATGATGCGTACAGTTTCAATTCATTCCTTCATTTGTTTAATTGTTGTACATTGATAAAGTCTAGGAATATTGATGGTTTTGATTCAACTATTCGTGAGATTGTTATGAAAAAGGATATATTTGTCGACCAAAAAGTGAGTGATTTCAACAACAATTGTCGTCATGTTCCGGATTATAAAATGAAACTGATTAAAAATGCTGAACCTTTGATTAAAGAGGAACCTAAGAAACCATGGATTACACTTAAGAAGAATGCACAGAGCATAAAGTACTTGTCGTCCATGGCGGATATTAGTTTTAAGCAGAGGTATGTGTATGTTGATGTTGGTTCAAGGAGTTATGGTTCAAGCATTGTGAGTTGGTTCAAGAAACAGTATCCTAAGCAAAACAAGACCTTTGAGATATATGCTGTTGAGGCTGACAAGACTTTCCATGGGCAGTATAAGGGGAAAAAAGGAGTTACTTTGTTGCCATATGCAGCTTGGGTGAGGAACGAGACGTTGTCGTTTGAGATTAATCAAGATCCGGGTCATAAAGATGTGGCGAAAGGGAGAGGTATGGGAAGAATTCAACCTGTTGAATCTTCTAGTGAATCTGCAAGTGAGGTGGATGTTATCCAAGGTTTTGACTTTGCTGAATGGTTGATGAGCGCGGTATCGGAGAAGGATTATGTGGTGATGAAGATGGATGTTGAGGGTACTGAATTCGATTTGATACCAAGATTGATTGAAACAGGAGCAATTTGCTTGATTGATGAAGTATTTCTTGAATGCCATTACAATAGGTGGCAGAAATGCTGCCCTGGGGAGAGGTCTTCAAAGTATCAGAATACCTATGGCCAGTGTTTGGATCTCttcacttctctaagagaaagTGGAGTTCTTGTTCATCAATGGTGGTGA